From Anopheles coluzzii chromosome 3, AcolN3, whole genome shotgun sequence, the proteins below share one genomic window:
- the LOC125907247 gene encoding cuticle protein-like: MASKFVLIVASLACVSAGYIPSDHSHLSYGVAPAVSYSNVIKNVAPVPVLSKTILPEPQLYHGYAQTAPSVVVSKPLALTNTLPVSYAAPHSLYQAPALEYTKPLSYGPYAKTVIAAEPTYAKTVIAAEPTYAKTIVSEPIYTKNVFAEPIYPAKTLIAEPVYGKSILAQPAPIYGGKVLSYGPQFAYGGYGAHGW, encoded by the exons ATGGCTTCCAAA TTCGTTCTGATCGTCGCTTCCCTGGCTTGCGTCAGCGCTGGATACATCCCGAGCGACCACTCCCATCTGTCCTACGGTGTGGCCCCGGCTGTGAGCTACTCCAACGTCATCAAGAACGTTGCCCCCGTGCCAGTGCTGAGCAAGACCATCCTTCCGGAGCCTCAGCTGTACCACGGATACGCCCAGACTGCCCCGTCGGTTGTGGTCAGCAAGCCTCTGGCTCTTACCAACACTCTGCCCGTGTCCTATGCTGCCCCTCACTCTCTGTACCAGGCTCCGGCTCTCGAGTACACGAAGCCTCTGTCTTATGGCCCATATGCCAAGACTGTGATCGCTGCTGAGCCAACCTATGCCAAGACTGTGATCGCTGCTGAGCCAACCTACGCCAAGACCATCGTGTCGGAGCCCATCTACACCAAGAACGTGTTCGCTGAGCCGATCTACCCGGCCAAGACGCTGATCGCTGAGCCGGTGTACGGCAAGAGCATTCTCGCTCAGCCAGCTCCGATCTACGGTGGAAAGGTCCTGTCTTATGGCCCACAG